A single genomic interval of Pomacea canaliculata isolate SZHN2017 linkage group LG5, ASM307304v1, whole genome shotgun sequence harbors:
- the LOC112563732 gene encoding uncharacterized protein LOC112563732 isoform X4: MAYQSHNVESVTGSSASLADAAFSLSSSDLLPSSQDLSHNPMHKSAIELAVSPSGSQSLGSSPTSFPTQSLRHARSGSHFPVSQDTDSSSSRYAGVRDEGVSHRGMSGPAGRPMSQDSALRLSGGVPSRTKYSFGLYFPPRTMPTSPHYKAASADNLSRSSAGQQEQILRIAADASGAGSLPEGTGVKDLEPSSRLGTKNSSPYHSYTLSSAGQEWDKGRRGRDGRYYVPVLNQSSFADSKNYASTGRTRMVERPHRASTGSSVSVTAQPGLERSHRASMGSSLQMETRTLDTGSASGHTTFVVRIPVNGSVGSSPQHSYGSSFAVTRSPRHTQIDVQRSSPVQRLQSPDTGQSLEVQPGFAGPLAAADRNRSVWQRKVLFENGKNENTSIKKSPNNHLSELEKLTSQRKFASVATRMASFEKSSDEDTEETQTRESTPQPKSHPAVKVRRLSLEQSSGTETDGTMVAENTREEQVADSSTQDGSEFAAVSVKGSSPIRVYVSPSTQNISSPPVLEVVPVCQSGQQGIPSEIRQPVCLELHSSQQQVQPIHPLQPVQIVQPLKRDSSPMQVSEPLLQSSHSRPSSIHSWPQSEPEWHTHSYEVEYLQPRLSLLDTGGSRPARKPSYLSAINTPSSRYTLTPSPEHDQVDRDDHQASPSRYLPPPGANLSSVMSASDSAVSFGCQDMPQVTSPSLSTSSVDTLSSVILRKKTAAMIEDSTAKLHRRTSYLMATARDRSNNATTTVQGTSFNLTIPEEPPLTPVHRQYSLNKLKSFFGEQTPTILEATERKALESPLPDITREGPMWCKVSVYDGKKCSDRSWKQVWAVLRGHALFLLKDRRETSGQSAFGFEEPPVSIKSCLVEIVHDYSRKRKNVFRLTTYTESVYLLQAEDKGTMMSWIQAIKTNNSPDHDDDGMGSLELIRRKASTQSEQSSVQTSPQAVHRDKEKEKEKEKEKTKKLAALSFKAKLPHSPSVRRKKNEESGSRKGWKGLIMPRSFKKQTNEEGSHGGGAEAESEDLSKFTFGVPLEDCFPSPNNEYVPLIVELCTRIVEARGLEVVGVYRVPGNSVAVGHMQEELNRGIENLNMDNDKWLDVNVVSSLLKAFFRKLPEPLVTTALYDKFIEANRNQNPEKRMLKLKRLLHTLPEQHYETFKHLAEHLSRVAAHGHINKMDARNLAIMFGPTLIRKVEDDTVSLVTDMSDQCRIVESIILHNEWFFSTWTHDHHVPIDNSDTPQPSALDTRVPRDDDEDADSAINTKEIISSIVTAANKKLKLRQQTKSSDSLDLDSTFSQLGSDSTLYSHSGMDASDCSFRERNIDAAVQRATILAKSQSSLSSSRSASEEVLDSRATAPLATSEPDFLDWDERRHFGGRSRHVAEDVLLEHSDEVEVGGWVGRETLDWLKRLEQEARTIRRLEEQRQRDMEKRRRQQQAIERELQRSQRDLEMEDAHTVEDILAWNPQSQDTFMAGATKTSTPLAWIPTSTYQPTTPSRPLQEMAQPSMLSTDVRSVATVIPKSKVESSQRLSGGGGKYFVSVANTRNHNMTHASSVENMLDAVAASHASRTGSLENMLDGHPSHDQQQGVVGKGYNAGGVPRHGSLDSLLDMIDRHEHHQGEAASSDSEDGSDLLTSLTTTFDQKLQVLLNPRYRLTSRHTRASAPNKASGGFGHGDHVGVGQPGIVQGQETLLMEREWSRGREPTFRDPSLHRGPRTDAKVGIASRFEWGPNSIATSASSGLNGAAASRRVQMPDFRNFSSRALRLENNSGSIALTQPRKLPSAESTDGQSAPDALNRPVWTRDTITKSQKMEVNTALARRSREIKSSVIRDAGKVGLQTLGTGQEAVDSNRQQESQASKNFTMALTSSGSGASSSGAGKGKQDIKEDNPASSRARSKRRHTVGGTADLEHFKALVAICGQPSDPRPSAWDQLQPTSKENSNHDRSLLSWMRKERLRGSTPNLANLGCHDPAF, from the exons ATG GCTTACCAATCCCACAATGTGGAGTCGGTCACAGGAAGCTCTGCATCTCTAGCAGATGCAGCATTCAGTCTGAGTTCCTCTGATCTTCTTCCATCTTCCCAGGATTTAAGCCATAATCCCATGCACAAGTCTGCAATTGAGTTGGCAGTGTCACCATCTGGCAGCCAGAGCTTAGGATCTTCCCCCACATCGTTCCCAACACAAAGCTTGCGTCATGCCCGCTCTGGATCCCACTTCCCAGTTTCTCAGGACACTGACTCCAGTTCATCTCGATATGCTGGGGTCAGAGATGAGGGAGTCTCTCACAGGGGCATGTCGGGCCCTGCTGGAAGGCCCATGTCCCAGGACTCTGCTCTTCGGTTATCCGGAGGCGTTCCTAGTCGAACCAAATACTCTTTCGGTCTGTACTTCCCACCTCGTACTATGCCAACCTCTCCACATTATAAGGCAGCCAGTGCTGACAATCTGTCACGCTCAAGTGCTGGCCAGCAGGAGCAGATACTGAGGATTGCTGCTGATGCCAGTGGTGCTGGCAGCCTGCCAGAAGGAACTGGTGTCAAGGATTTGGAACCCAGTAGCAGATTAGGCACCAAGAATTCTTCTCCTTACCACAGCTACACTCTGAGTTCTGCAGGACAGGAATGGGACAAAGGTAGAAGAGGTCGAGATGGGAGATATTATGTGCCAGTATTAAATCAGTCATCATTTGCAGACAGTAAGAACTATGCTAGCACTGGGAGGACTCGCATGGTCGAGCGCCCTCACAGGGCCAGCACTGGGAGCTCTGTGTCCGTTACTGCTCAGCCAGGTTTGGAGCGCTCTCACCGTGCAAGCATGGGCAGCTCTCTGCAGATGGAAACTAGAACCCTTGACACTGGGAGTGCCTCAGGACATACTACTTTCGTGGTTCGAATTCCAGTGAATGGAAGTGTAGGTAGCTCGCCTCAGCATAGTTATGGCAGCTCATTTGCTGTGACCCGCTCACCGCGACACACACAGATCGATGTGCAGAGATCATCACCTGTCCAACGTTTGCAGTCTCCAGACACTGGACAGTCTTTGGAAGTGCAGCCAGGCTTTGCAGGTCCTCTAGCTGCTGCTGATCGCAATCGCTCTGTGTGGCAGCGCAAGGTGCTGTTTGAAAATGGGAAGAATGAGAACACTTCCATTAAGAAGTCTCCCAACAACCACCTATCAGAGCTTGAAAAGCTCACCTCTCAGCGTAAGTTTGCTAGTGTTGCCACCCGAATGGCTAGTTTCGAAAAATCATCTGATGAAGACACTGAGGAGACACAGACAAGGGAGTCCACTCCTCAGCCCAAGTCTCACCCAGCAGTTAAGGTGCGGAGGCTGTCGTTGGAGCAAAGTTCAGGGACAGAAACAGATGGGACTATGGTGGCAGAGAACACTCGTGAAGAGCAAGTGGCTGATTCTAGCACTCAGGATGGCAGTGAGTTTGCTGCAGTTAGTGTTAAAGGGAGCAGCCCCATTAGGGTTTATGTGTCGCCAAgtacacaaaacatttcatcaccACCGGTGCTGGAGGTTGTGCCAGTGTGTCAGAGTGGACAGCAAGGGATTCCATCAGAAATTCGCCAGCCTGTGTGTCTTGAGTTGCATTCCAGCCAGCAACAGGTGCAGCCAATTCACCCTCTTCAGCCAGTGCAGATTGTTCAGCCCTTGAAGCGCGATTCTAGCCCCATGCAGGTATCGGAGCCTCTTCTTCAGTCCAGCCATTCAAGACCATCATCAATCCACAGCTGGCCCCAGTCTGAGCCGGAGTGGCACACCCATAGCTATGAAGTGGAGTACTTGCAGCCTCGCTTGAGCCTTCTTGATACAGGAGGTTCTCGTCCTGCTCGTAAGCCTTCCTATCTGTCAGCAATTAACACTCCATCTTCCCGAT ACACTTTGACCCCATCACCAGAACATGACCAGGTGGATAGGGATGATCATCAGGCCAGTCCCTCCAGATACCTCCCACCACCAGGTGCTAACCTCAGCTCAG TGATGTCAGCAAGTGATAGTGCAGTTAGCTTTGGTTGTCAAGACATGCCACAAGTCACATCGCCATCACTGTCCACCAGTAGTGTGGATACACTCTCATCTGTCATTCTTCGTAAAAAGACTGCAG CAATGATTGAGGACTCTACGGCCAAGCTGCACCGCCGAACATCCTACCTGATGGCAACAGCCCGTGATCGGTCAAATAATGCCACCACCACAGTGCAAGGCACTAGCTTCAACTTAACCATCCCAGAAGAACCACC ATTAACTCCTGTGCATCGGCAGTACAGCCTCAACAAACTGAAGAGCTTCTTTGGTGAACAG ACTCCTACTATCCTTGAGGCAACTGAGCGTAAAGCCCTAGAAAGTCCTTTGCCAGACATCACACGTGAAGGGCCTATGTGGTGCAAGGTGTCTGTCTATGATGGCAAG AAATGCAGTGACAGGTcatggaagcaggtgtgggcaGTGTTGCGGGGTCATGCGCTGTTTCTTCTTAAGGATCGTAGAGAGACTAGTGGG cAGTCAGCATTTGGTTTCGAGGAGCCACCTGTGTCCATTAAGTCGTGCCTTGTGGAAATAGTCCATGACTACAGTCGCAAGCGCAAGAATGTCTTCCGACTGACAACCTACACAGAATCTGTTTACCTGCTACAGGCTGAGGACAAAGGAACCATGATGTCTTGGATACAGGCCATCAAAACTAACAACAGTCCTGATCATGAT GATGATGGGATGGGCAGCCTTGAGTTGATTCGCCGCAAGGCAAGTACGCAGTCAGAACAGAGTAGTGTTCAGACCTCTCCTCAAGCAGTTCATCGTGacaaggagaaggagaaagaaaaggagaaggaaaaaacaaagaaattggCAGCGTTGTCCTTCAAAGCCAAGCTGCCTCACTCACCAAGCGTACGACGCAAAAAGAATG AGGAAAGTGGTAGCAGAAAGGGCTGGAAGGGACTCATCATGCCACGTAGCTTCAAGAAGCAGACAAATGAAGAAGGTAGCCATGGAGGTGGGGCCGAAGCTGAAAGTGAGGACCTCTCAAAGTTCACATTTGGTGTGCCTCTGGAAGACTGCTTTCCTTCTCCAAATAATGAG TATGTCCCACTGATTGTGGAACTTTGCACACGGATTGTCGAAGCACGAGGGTTAGAAGTGGTTGGGGTGTACCGGGTGCCAGGCAATTCAGTTGCTGTGGGTCACATGCAAGAAGAACTGAATCGGGGCATTGAGAACCTCAACATGGATAACGACAAGTGGCTTGATGTCAATGTGGTTAGCTCCCTTCTCAAGGCTTTTTTCCGTAAACTGCCTGAACCTCTGGTCACTACAG CTCTGTATGATAAATTCATCGAAGCCAATCGTAATCAAAACCCTGAGAAGCGCATGCTGAAGCTTAAACGCCTATTGCACACCTTACCTGAGCAGCACTATGAAACTTTCAAGCACCTGGCTGAGCACCTTAGTCGAGTGGCTGCACATGGGCACATCAATAAG ATGGATGCCAGGAACCTGGCCATCATGTTTGGGCCAACTTTGATTCGCAAAGTGGAGGATGATACTGTGTCATTAGTCACTGACATGTCAGATCAGTGTCGCATCGTTGAAAGTATCATACTGCAT AACGAATGGTTCTTCAGTACATGGACACATGATCATCATGTGCCCATTGACAACTCAGACACCCCTCAGCCCTCTGCCTTAGATACTCGAGTGCCtcgtgatgatgatg AGGATGCTGACTCAGCTATCAATACAAAAGAAATCATCTCCTCCATTGTCACAGCTGCAAATAAAAAGCTGAAGCTACGACAGCAAACTAAAAGTTCTGATTCCCTTGACCTTGACTCTACCTTTAGTCAGCTTGGCAGTGACAGCACTCTTTACAGCCACAGTGGAATGGATGCCAGCGACTGCAGCTTCAGGGAACGGAACATTGATGCTGCTGTGCAGAGGGCTACCATACTAGCCAAATCACAGTCCTCATTGAGTTCATCTCGTAGTGCCTCAGAGGAAGTATTGGATTCACGAGCCACAGCACCACTGGCCACATCAGAGCCAGATTTTTTAGACTGGGATGAGCGGAGACACTTCGGAGGCAGGAGTCGACATGTTGCTGAGGATGTTCTGCTAGAGCATAGTGATGAGGTGGAAGTGGGAGGATGGGTTGGGCGAGAGACCCTGGATTGGCTAAAGCGCCTGGAGCAGGAGGCTCGAACCATCAGGCGTCTGGAGGAGCAGAGGCAGCGGGACATGGAGAAGCGTCGACGGCAGCAGCAGGCAATAGAACGGGAGCTGCAGCGCTCACAGCGTGACCTGGAGATGGAAGATGCTCACACAGTGGAGGACATTCTTGCCTGGAATCCCCAGTCCCAAGACACGTTCATGGCTGGTGCTACCAAAACAAGCACCCCTCTGGCATGGATTCCAACTTCCACATATCAGCCCACAACACCCTCAAGGCCATTGCAAGAGATGGCACAGCCATCAATGTTATCAACAGATGTAAGATCAGTAGCAACTGTTATCCCCAAATCTAAAGTTGAATCAAGTCAGAGACTTAGCGGTGGAGGGGGGAAGTACTTTGTGAGTGTGGCCAATACTCGTAATCATAACATGACTCATGCATCATCAGTAGAAAACATGTTAGATGCTGTAGCAGCATCTCATGCTTCACGTACTGGCTCCCTTGAGAACATGCTAGATGGCCACCCCAGTCATGACCAGCAGCAAGGGGTGGTCGGCAAGGGGTATAATGCTGGGGGCGTTCCCCGTCACGGCTCACTGGATTCACTGTTAGACATGATAGACCGACATGAGCATCACCAAGGAGAGGCAGCCTCTTCTGACTCCGAGGATGGGTCTGATCTTTTGACCAGCCTCACAACCACCTTCGATCAGAAGCTGCAGGTTCTTCTCAATCCAAGGTACCGTCTAACTTCTCGGCACACTCGTGCATCAGCCCCCAACAAAGCTTCTGGAGGCTTTGGCCATGGTGACCATGTTGGAGTTGGCCAGCCTGGCATTGTGCAAGGTCAGGAAACCCTTTTGATGGAAAGGGAGTGGAGCCGTGGGCGAGAGCCAACCTTTCGTGATCCCAGCTTGCACCGTGGCCCACGGACTGATGCAAAGGTGGGCATTGCATCGCGCTTTGAATGGGGACCTAACAGCATTGCAACATCAGCATCTTCTGGCCTAAATGGTGCAGCAGCCTCCCGTAGAGTACAGATGCCTGACTTTAGAAATTTTTCATCACGAGCACTTCGCCTGGAAAACAACTCTGGCAGCATTGCTCTCACACAGCCCCGAAAGCTACCTTCAGCAGAGAGCACTGATGGGCAGTCTGCACCGGATGCCTTGAACAGACCTGTTTGGACCAGAGACACCATCACCAAGTCACAGAAAATGGAAGTCAACACTGCCCTGGCACGACGTAGCCGTGAGATCAAATCTAGTGTGATCAGAGATGCTGGGAAAGTTGGACTGCAAACTCTTGGGACAGGGCAAGAGGCTGTGGACAGTAATCGTCAACAAGAATCTCAGGCTTCAAAGAATTTCACTATGGCTCTAACAAGCTCAGGATCAGGTGCATCATCCTCTGGGGCAGGGAAAGGTAAGCAAGACATTAAAGAAGATAACCCTGCATCGTCAAGAGCCAGGAGTAAGCGCAGACACACAGTTGGAGGTACCGCAGACCTGGAGCACTTCAAGGCACTGGTGGCCATCTGTGGTCAGCCTTCGGACCCCAGGCCATCAGCCTGGGATCAACTGCAGCCAACCAGCAAGGAGAACAGCAACCATGACCGAAGCCTTCTGTCGTggatgaggaaagaaagacttCGTGGCAGCACTCCCAATCTGGCTAACCTAGGTTGCCACGATCCTGCATTTTGA